The sequence AGAGACCCCAGGAGCTCCTGCGCCCCTTCTGCCGTGTGAGACGACGGCCAGCGCGGACCAAGAAGCAGGGCCCTCCCCCACCGCGTCTCCGGGCCCACATCGTCTgccttccagcctctagaactttGAGACAAGAGTTCGGGCCACTCCGCCTACGGGATCTTTGGCCCCGTAGCCCAAGCTGATTAAGACAATCAGTGAAAgtgtttttcttcattctcaatCCAAAGGTCAGGGCTTATGAGGCCAAGAAAATTTACTGTTTAAAGTCTGATATTTGGTCATGAAACCAGACACCGTTAGGTGCTAGGGACATATCTGTGATCCCAAACACACGACCAGGAGAGATTTCCTGGACGGATGGTCTCTGAGCCGGAGTGAGTTGGAATTAACTGGTGACGGGATGTGTTTTGGGTTCCCAGGAGAAGCATTTTAAGGAGGAAAGGCCCTGAACCTAAGACCGACAGCACACATTTTAGGATTAGCGCTTCCTGACACACCCTGGGCATTCCCACAGAACCTGGTCAGTAGATGTTTGACGTTCTCCAGGATGACCTTCCCACCTATATGCGCTTAATAAATCatgtataattatacatttaacatattttaatacgATGGCCATTAACTTACTACAATAAACATTGTTTATTCCTATGATTTTTCCatgtgtgctttaaaaaataatcttccacCTTTTTTAggacttaattccttttttttaaaagatttatttatttatttatttattatgatagacacagagagaaagaggcagagacacaggaggagggagaagcaggctccatgcaaagagcctgacgtgggactcgatcccaggactccaggatcaggccctgggccgaaggcagatgctcaaccgctgagccacccagggatcccctttttaggACTTAATCCTTTTTGAAATCTACGCTCGTCCTAAGAGTTAATCACGGAAGAAGGAAATGTCGTGTGGAGCTAGAAATCCCTCGTAGGTATGGCTGCCCAGACAGCTAGATGTCTGCCCGCCAAATGCCCTTTATTTAAGAGTATTTGTTAGCACAGCTCATGCTGAATAAAGACTGGGGTCCACACTAGCAATCGAAACTTCAAAGACTcccagcaatgtccacaatcacGCGTCCTTCTCTGTGTAACGGGGAAGCATGAGAGAGCACAGCGAGGCCCGGGACGCTTGGATCTTGCAGACAAAAGAGAATATCCACTCTGCACCACGCAAAACGGCTCTAACTGGAAAGCCTGCACTTGCAAGAATTAAAGACACTGTGGTCGTACCTTGGGGTGCAAGGCCAGTTAATTCGCCAAGCGCCTGCCGCGCACCGAACCGCGCACGGCTCCGCTCAGCCCAGGTCACGGGTCAGAACATATCACAGCCGCAGCGTCCACCCTTGAAGAGCTGATTTAGTGACACCAGAGAATCCCAATTTAACACATAATGTTTCTCCTCCTTAGAAGCAAACCAAGAACTGAAAGACAAAAAGCTAAGCTCACGTCTCCCGCGAAGCCGCTCCCTGCCACTTACCAACATGTTCCCGCCAACGGAATagccttaaaagagaaaaacacggTTCTCAGCACTTTCTTCCTCCCAAGCAAAAGGAAGGGACTACCTTGATGACCACCAGCGCTGCAGCAAGTACGGTAAAccgcctccccctgctcctcgGGGTCCTCTAACTCTTGTCCCGAAACCTTGCTTCCTGCTCCTGCAAGGGCCCCCGCGTGCAGTCTGGGACCCGCTCGCTAGGCTACCTGTCGTGCTGCGCACTCGCTGCGTCGTAAGCTCCACGGGGACACTGGGGTCTTCGTAGCCACGGCCGAGTCCCCAGCGCTTAGCCAGATGCCTGCCCCGCGGCCAAGGCTCAGCGGACGCTTGGAACGATGGCGGGCATTCTTCACGGTGGTAAATACGACCACACCAGTAATAGGGACAACAGCAAGTCGGCGATGAGGACGATGGCGATGATGATAAACCATCGTGCCATGACGCTACATGGACTGAGCCGTTGGCCGATGGCCACTAAGCCGTAAATTTCTCGAACCTCACGGCCCCGCCGCGTGGGTACTATCCTCACCGCACCTTACGGATGAGATGACCAACGCTCGGGGAGGGCAAGCAACCCCTGCTGTTGGTTGACTGACCCTTTCAATCACGTGTTCAACAGGTGTTACTGGGGATCTACCACGTGCCAGGCCCTGTCCTGGGGATCGGGGAGGTAACACGCATCTTCCTCTTTGCAAACAACTCCTTGCTTCCACGGAGCGGACAGTCCAGCGGCGGAAAGCAGACACCTACTCGCTAAGTAAATGACGTAAAGTCAGAAAGTGGTAAATGATCAGAAGGAAAATAAGTCAGGGGAAGGGGCCCAACAGGGACGGGCTGGCTGTCTCACGTGGGGTGAGGTGAAGGCTCACTGGGGGGAGGGCAGCCAAACCAAGTCCCGAGTGATGGAAAGCGGTGAGCCACTGAGACCCGCAGGGAAACTatctcaggcagagggaacagcaagtgcaaagggccGGAGGCTACAGTGTCGTCAGTATGTTCCGGGAACAGTAAGGCGGccgtgtgtgtgcaggtgcaagtggaagaagaggaagggagcagAGACGCCACGCGGCTTAGACGGTGTGAGCAGGGCAGGTGGACACAGCCTTGGcttcgcgggggggggggggccaggggGTCAGAGCCAAGGAGCCACGGGGTCTGTCCTAGGTCCTCCCTGGCAAGGGAGAGCTAGCGGGGCGCAGTCATAGGGACACTACAGCCACAGCCGCGCGAGGGCGGGGGCTGAGAGGAGCGCGGGCTCCGGAGGGCTGCATGAAGGCCTGCGAGGAAGGGAGGCCAGGACCAGCCCAAGGCTCCTGGCAGGTGACGGAGGAGCAGACAGAGGCCTGAGGAAGTCCGGAACCCACCGAATTCCTATTCAGAGCAAGAGGCCTACGGGCCGTGCACGTGGACAGGAGTGAGCTGAGGCTGGACACGCGTGGGTCTAGCTCACTGGGACAAAACGGGGGCGGGTTTCCTGTCTCAGTTACTGGCATACAAACGGCACGTAAAGTCCCGCAGTGGGATGAGATCCTTTCGGgagtgagcagaggaaggggcaggggaaggcagggctggcCTTGGGGCCCCGCAGCGGAGAGGAGGCGGCCGAGTACGGCAAGGAGTGGTCCTGCGGGCAGCGGACCTGAGAGAGGTGCCCCCggggccagagcccagggcagccaCCGTCCCCACCAAACGGGGCCGGCAGGTCGGCCAAGCCCGGCCCCGCAGTGACCCCTCACCTGGCAGTGGGGACAGGCCCTGGACACCTGGTGATGGCAGCGGCTGGCTCGCCTCCGGTCCGACCTCCCTGCCCCTCCTATGACTCGGCTCGCGTGCTCCCTCCGTCCCGGACCCTTCCTTCCCCAGCACCCGAGTCAGAGGCTGCTGCCGTGACGGTCACCATTTCAGAGTTACCCGTTGGTGGCTACGTCTAGATACTCGCTGAACAGACGGGTCCTTGGATTAATAAAAATACGCCAGCGAACTTCCTTCAGAATAAGAGCGACCTCCCAGCGGCGCAGCGACACCGGCTGCTGAGAGGAGACTCGAGCGGGGTCCTCGGGATCCGTCGGCCCCTGGGCGGTGGGCCCTTGGGTGAGGGCTCCGAGCTTCTGCGACGCTTTCTTCACCTTCGACGTGAACAGATGGGGGATCGCACCTGCTCAAAGGTCCTTCTACGCACCTCAGCGCCTTCTCAGGTGAGAGACGAGTGGTAAATGCCAGCGGTACTAAGCACTACCGTGCCTCCTGGGTGCATTATTCCCAAGcacccagctctgccactaattTTATGCCTCTCAACCCTGCTGGTTCCTGGGTTCAGGAACTCCAGACCCAGGTTCTACAGCACAAGCCGGGATTCTGGGAGGGGGCGGGCCCAGATAACCCAGCCCATGGGACTCGGGTGCTCGTGGCAAGTGGCGGGTCGTGTCAGCCTTTGGGGATTCCTGCGTACCAGGCTCAGAATCCGTGCTCGGGGAGGACCATCTACCCTGTCGGGAGCATCCTGCTGGGGACCGAGAGGGGACAAAGGGAGGTCCGCTGGAGGGAGAAGAGGTCAGGAGTGCGGCGAGCCCACACTGCTGGCCCCTTGGCCGGGACGGTCCCTAAGGCACGGGGCCGGGTCAGTGCCCACGGTGCTCCGGGACAGGGCCTGTGCTGAGCTGTTCCCCGCACGCTGGGAGCTGCAGGGGCGTGGGGCTGGGGTCGCCACGGAAGGCGCACACCCGAGTGCCTTGTAGGGGCGCTGGCCGCAGGTGCCGGCAGGGCTAATGGGGGGCTGCACAGAGGGGTCCCCCTGGAACTGGCCGTGCCCCTCGCCCCGCATCTCCCCGACGAGCCCCAGGAGGTCAGCTGCATCCGTGCCTGGCTCCTGGCCGCACATCGGcgggaagggaggcagggagggcagaggacgCACCCCCCCCTGGAGATCAAGCTTGCGTCAGTTGTGCCTGTCACCCCAGAGTCCCTGCTTCCGTCAGGGTGGCCTGGTCTCCCAGACTGTCCTCCTGGGTTCCGGGGAGCGCTCCGTCCTGGGCCTGACTCCTCGGAGCGCTCGGCCAGGTTCCACTGCGGTTCCCCGGGACCCCAGCCGCCACCTCTGCCTTTAATTCCTTCCTCGCAGCCGGGTGGCAGCTCTCTGGGCCCCTCGCGGGGCTCTCACTGGTGCACAGGCCTCTGGGGTAGGGACACGCGCGTCCCTGGGCCCTGATCCCCCGACACCGTGGGCTCTCCCGTGAGGAACCATGTCTCGTTTGTCTCAGCCCTGCCCCTGGTGCTTGTGTTCATGGGAATTTCTGGTCACGGGGCTACTTATTCATCGTTAAAAGACGTTCCTGTCTCCTCGGTCCGTGTGCTCCAACACTCCCCGGGGGAGGGCCCGACGTTGTCCCCCCTTCACCTCCGGCCCTTCTCACCTGTGCCTCACTCAGGAGGCCAGACTCCCACGAAAGCCTTTTCCTGCCCAACGCCCTGAAGCCTGTGGCCAGTACGTCAATGCCACAGGCATGTGACCTCAGAAGGGACCCTAAACCTCCCTCCACCATAATTTCTGAGATTGCGACATCAAGATAAGGGTGATAGGACTTCCCGGGGCTGCTGGGAGGGTAAACACAAATGCGGAGTCCTGTAAAGTTCCTCTTCTTGCCCACGAGAGCCCTCAGTTCCCGTAAAGAATGAGCAAGTTCTGCGAGCGCGGCCCTACCCTGCTTGACTGGTCTCCCCGGGGCAAGGGCTCTGGGGGCACCAGTAGGGATGGTGGCCCGGGTCCTGCCGGGAGCCCTCAGGGGCACTTCACGGGTCCTCTCGTTTAACCTCCAAAAGAATCGTGTGCCAGGGGACCTATGTTGACCCGTCACAGGCTGGGAACCACAGGGGTCCCCAGGAGAGGGGGTGCCCGGCCAGGGGCGGTGACCCTCGCCTCCACCAGGGGCCCAGGCCAGCTGGAGGCCGCTGCAGCAGGTGCACAGGCGGGGAGGACTCGGGGCTCCCGCCCGGGTCGTACCCActgggccccgccccccgccccccgccccccccgtgtccccagccccctcgcccccccccagCCACTCACCTGAGCTCAGGGCTCGCTCCACGTCCCGCATGATGACCCCGGGGGCCGCACTGGTCTCGGCGGCCGCAGTCAGGCAGGTGCCCTGGGTCGGCGCTGCGGGGTGGGCCGTGGGGTCGGCGGGGGGGCGCTCCGGGGCGCTGGGGGCTCGGGCGGGCGGGGTgctgggggccgcggggggcgctgTGGAGGGCGGTGCGGGGGGTCCTGTAGGGGGTGGTGCAGGGGGTCCTGCGGGGGATCCTGTAGGGGGTGGTGCAGGGGGTCCTGCGGGGGGTCCTGCGGAGGGCGGTGCGGGGGGTCCTGGGGAGGGCGGTGCGGGGGGTCCTGCGGGGGATCCTGCGGGGGGTCCTGCAGAGGGCGGTGCAGGGGGTCCTGCGGGGGGTCCTGTAGGGGGTGGTGCAGGGGGTCCTGCGGAGGGCGGTGCGGGGGGTCCTGGGGAGGGCGGTGCGGGGGGTCCTGCGGGGGGTCCTGCAGGGGGTCCTGCAGAGGGCGGTGCAGGGGATCCTGCAGGGGGTCCTGCGGGGGGCGGTGCGGGGGGTCCTGCGGGGGGCTCTGCGGGGGGCCCGGGGCTGTGCGCCGTGGCCGTGGGCGCTGCGGGGCTGCCCTCGGGGGCCGAGGTCTCGCTGCTCGGCGCCTCCGCCCTGGGCCCCACAGAAGCGTCCTCGGGGGGCGCAGGTGTCGGGGCCAAGGCGGTgccggggagggcggggctgTGGGGCGCGCCCCCGGagggggaggctgcagggcctggCGGGGGGGAGGTCACGGGGGAGgtcggggggctcgggggggaGCTCGGGGGGGAGCTGGGCGGGGAGCTcgggaaggaggtgggtggggagctcGGGGGACCTGGGGGGGAGGTCGGAGGGAGGCTCtgcggggggctcggggcggaGCTCGGGGCGCCGGTCCGCAGGGCCGCGGGGGGGGCGCCGCCTGCAGGAAGAGAGGCCGCCGGGGGGGCCGTGGCCCAGGAGCTCCGGGCGCTGAGTCCTGCGGGAGAGCGGGGCGGTCAGTGCGGAGCCTGGAAGGGGCGGGGGCTCCCCGGCGCCCCGagtcccgccccccgcccccctgccgaGGCTGCGGCCCCCCAGGGGCCTCCTGCCGCCGCCTCCACCCGCTCCCGGCAGTCCCGCCCACCACCGAGGGTCCTGCGCCCCGACACCTGCCAGGACGCCCCGGGCGGGCGCTGAGGGCGGCGAGGCCACGGTAGCGAGGGCACAGCTGGAGGGGCTCCCGGATCGGCCGGTCCCCGTGATGGGAGCTCCCGGATCCGCCGGTCCCCGTGATGGGAGCTCACGGATGACGGATGGGCTGGTACCTATGATGGGAGCTCCCTGATTGGCCGGTCCCCATGGCGGGAGCCCCTTGATTGGCCGGTCCCCGTGACGGGAGCTCCCTGATTGGCCGGTCCCCGTGACGGGAGCTCACCGATCAGCCGGTCCCCGTGGCGGGAGCCCCCTGATTGGCCGGTCCCCATGGCGGGAGCTCCCTGATTGGCCGGTCCCCATGGCGGGAGCCCCCTGATTGGCCGGTCCCCGTGGCGGGAGCCCCCTGATTGGCCGGTCCCCATGGCGGGAGCTCCCTGATTGGCCGGTCCCCGTGGCGGGAGCCCCCTGATCGGCCGGTCCCCATGGCGGGAGCTCCCTGATTGGCCGGTCCCCGTGGCGGGAGCTCCCTGATTGGCCGGTCCCCGTGGCGGGAGCTCCCTGATCGGCCGGTCCCCGTGGCGGGAGCTCCCTGATCGGCCGGTCCCCGTGACAGGCGCTCACCGATCGGCTGTTCCCCACGACCGGAGCTCACGGACGCGGTCGCCCAGCTGGTACCGGgctcccggcccggcccctcAGCATCCCCATCCAGCTCCCCTCGTCGTTTCCATTCAGTGGGGCGCCCCCCTCCGCAGCCCCCTCACGCCCGTCACCCCACCGGCCCATCGGGGCTCCCGACTTCCACCGCCGACCGCTCCTCCCACCTCCACTGTCTCAGCATCACCGGGGCCACCTGCTGCCACCCGCTGAGCCAAGGCCGCAGCCTCCTCCCTGGTCCTCTGCCTTCTGGACTTTTCTCCCTTTCGGTCGCTTTTCACCCATCAGCCGGCGGGATGGTTTAAAGTAGTGAATCGTGGCCCGTCCCTTAACGGTCCAAGCCCCCCGAAGCCTTTCGTTGTGCTTAGAGCAAAATTCCGAAATGATCCCCCACATCGCCCCAAGCTCCCCGGCACCCCGCTGGTCTCTGCCCAAATGCCACCTCCCCCTCTGGGGGGCCTTccccgaggaccctgagatcatcctTGCCCCAGCTCCTtgcttacttttttaaaggatcGATCTTTTAGGTCATTAAAACACACATGACATCAACCATCTTAACCACCTTTTTAAAGACTGATCTACTTTggaggggtagaggcaggggAGCCCGTGGGGCTGCACCTCACAACCCAGGAGTCAGGCCTGAGCCAGTCCAGGGTCAGACCCTTGActgggccaccaggtgcccccccccaccaccatcaaGTGTCCGGCTCAGTGGCATTATTCTCACATTATTGCTCAGCCATCATCACGGACTCAGCTCCGGAACCTTCTCCTCTTCCCAAACTGGAATCTGTACCATTAAACGAGGGTGACTCTCCCGCCTTCCCTGTCTGCAGCCCTGGAAACTGCTCTTCTACTTTCCGTCTCCATGAATCTGACTGCACTAGGTGGTGCACGTAAGTCAAGTCATACTGGAATCGTCCTTtcgtgactggcttattttactcagcGCACTGTCTTCAAGTCCCATCTGTTTTGTAGCATGTGtcacaatttcctttcttttcaaggctgaataatattccattgtatatgcaAGACCATATTCTATTCGCCCATTCATTCACTGGTGGACTTTGAtgggttatttctaccttttggctactgtgaataatactGTGAACCTGAgtgtgggcacttgacgggatgagcactgggtgttattctgtatgttgacaaactgaacaccaataaaaaataaatttattaaaaaaaaaaaaaaagaaaccctgtctTCAAGTCTTTGgagtatatatccagaagtggaagtattagatcatatggtaattctatgtttgattttttgaggaacaaccataccctttgctcattttttttcataaaataaaaaagtagtttCTTCCCaaaatcacattatttatttacttattgtaaAGTAATAAGTAATCtcttataaagatatttttacctCTAATAAAGTAATCTCTCCTATCAGAacgtaagctccatgagggtacAGGGAACTGGTCTTATTCATTGCTGTTTCCCCTAAGCCCAGGACAGTGCCTAGGTCATGAAAAGTGTGCAGGAAGTActtgtgggagggagggagggagggagggagggagggagggagggagggagggaggaaggaaggaaggaaagaaggaaggaaggaaggaaggaaggaaggaaggaaggaaggaaggaaggaaggaagggaaattaaGAACTTTATCCAAAACTACTCCAgaatctctcttttctcttttacataCCACTTAGTATGGCCACATCCATCAGAGCTACCTTAGGAGTGGCTGCCTACCTGGTGTTACATGAGCGCAGGAACCTTGCTTTCAAAGTCAGCCTCACTCTGTCGATCTACCATAACACGTACCTATGCCTGGTGTCATGTTAGGTCTTCAATTTTTTAACCCTCCATACTCTGAAGAGATAGATATCCCTTGGGGTAACCTATAGGCCATGGCCAACcataataaaaattcataagGAATAAAACGGGCTAGATTACAGCACAGAGGAAGGGCGGAAAGGTGTATGTGGAGGCATTCAGGTACTTGGGGGAAAGCTGCTCACTTCTTCATTCTGGTGCACAGTAGACTCAGCAGCTCATGAAAAGTTGTGCTACAGAATCTATCCTGAAAACATAGTTTTCTCATATTTAACTGAATTCAATGTTTGAAGTATTATCAAAGTACTCGGAGTTATCTTATGAAAAGGAATTGGTCAAGACCACAGCCTATAAGAGAGTTATTCTTTTAGTAAATAGGAGAGCAGACCTCCTAAATGAGCCCGTGTAATAGTCCATGTTGCTATAGTGGACTTTTGGCAGCTCTGAAGTATCAGTGAtttcagaatgaaaacagagcaaGAGATCTTTAAAACATGGACAAAACAACAGTTGGGACAGATATTATGAGAACGCTGGATTTTCACATGTGATCTTTGGAGCTTACTGGCTCTGCATCCTGGTAGCTCCCGTGGCTCATTATTCTgtgaccaaaaccaaaaaatgacCATTATTAACTACTGCTGAGAGTATCACATAATAgatgggcaggtgggggcagaggcagtcTCACTGGTAGCCGAGTCAGAGCCTCTGGAAGCCTGGGGTAAATGAGGAAGAGGTCCTACACAAAGGAGCACcacattcattcactctttcttttaCTCAGTAACTTCTATGCCTATAGCTTTGCCCTCTGAGAGTTCACTATCCAGCAGGGCAGAAAGGACACCCAACTTCCTGTAACAGGATGTGGTAAGTGCCTCACCGAAGTAAAAGCGGGTTACGGTGGGAGCCCGACAAATACCTCCGTACAGGGATCGTGGAATGCAGGAGTACAAATGTCATTTTCAAACGGCATTTAGGAAAGTCACAGAAGAGACGGCATTTGAGTTGGCTCTGAAAGGATAAGAACGCACAAGATGCCACTTAAGGTGTATGATGTTCGGGGTGACACCTGCATTGTCGTTTCCAGTGCAGCTAAAAGCTGTACCGTGAAAATCATTACAGTGCTGGAAACGACGTGCTCCAGTTATTGGTTTTGTTGCTAGAAATATCTGTTTCCTTGTTTAACTCTGACTAATACACTTTTATAACTCCTACCCGTCCTGCTTCCAAAGAGGACTGGAGGTGGCCATTCATTTCCCGTGGCTACCTTCTGGGcacttatttaaaatactttaagtcCAGCTCAAGCAATTCCTACTGCTAACACAACAACGACGATGCAGGAAATCGTGACAGGGCTGGCGGTCTTCACTTGAATAAGGCACTGGAGCCTCTGCTCTGCCTTACTGGATGGTGCATTCCAGACTGCTCGGACTGCATGGCAGTGGGTCTTCTTTCAGCACGAAGACACCCAAGGTCCACGATGACTACCCAGGGAGTGCCTGCTGTTCTCATCCCCTCAGGCTGCCAGAACAAAGTACTACGCACGCTGGGTGGCTTTAACAACAGAAGTCTACGTCCCACagtttggaggctggaagtccaggcaGGTGTGGGCCAATTCAGGTAAGAGCTCTATTCTAGGCTCCCAGGTGGCCACCTTCTCTCTGTGCCCTCATGGGACCTTTCATCACGTGCGCTCATGGAGGGGCGGGGAGCGCAAACCTTCTGCTAAAGTCACTAACAATCCCATCctgagggccccaccctcatggtCTCAGCTAATCCTAATCACCTCCCCAAAACCCCATCTCCAGATACCGTCACACTGAGAGTTCAGATTTCAACATTCCGAATCACTGACAGAGTCTGGGGAAGTATCGTTTTCTGCCTTCTCACATGATGGATTTCTGTTTCCAGAGGAATATTACACTGAATAAGTCAAACAGGATGTATACTTtctcaggatttaaaaaaaaaaaaatgttttaagagctGGAAAGAGGCCATGCGATGAGTGAGTACAGCTCCTCATTTGATAAATGAgggagagacgcagagggagcaAGTGGTCTAAGTGGACTCCTATTCTAAGAGGAGGAGCTGGGCTGTGGTGCCCAGGAAGAATCACGTAGGGACAGATTCAGAACTAGAGCTTCCACCTCCAACATCACTCTCGCCCGctgctctccccgccccccactgcaCTGTGTCCTGGACTCGAAAAGACTAGTCGAACATACTAGTAGCAACCACCACTGCACAGTAAGCAAGGGGGAGCCCGCGGGAGATGCGGCAGCCGAGTACGTGGAAATAATGCAGTGCCCAAACCTTCCCATTCCAAATAGAGCTGCCTTCCCTAGAAGAAAagaatggcagaaaaaaatagaatgaagaaatCGAACCCATTGATCTCTAAATTAGAGGCGAGTGTGCACTGTTCCAAAAACAGCAGCATCGCCAGATGCGGGTGCCCCGCCTGGGCAGGGACGGGCCTGCAAGCCTGAAATGGTTTAAGGACGGCAATCTAGACTCAGCCCTGATAGAGCACTGGggtatgagatagagccctggggTACGAGATAGAGCCCTGGGGTATGAGATAGAGCACTGGGGTACGAGATAGAGCCCTGGTgtatgagatagagccctggggTACGAGATAGAGCCCTGGGGTACAAGATAGAACCCTGGggtatgagatagagccctggggTACGATAGAGCCCTGGggtatgagatagagccctggggTACGAGACAGAGCCCTGGGGTACGAGATAGAGCCCTGGGGTACGAGATAGAGCCCTGGGGTACGAGATAGAGCCCTGGGGTACGAGATAGAGCACTGGGGTACGAGATAGGGCCCTGGggtatgagatagagccctggggtatgagatagagccctggggTACGAGACAGAGCCCTGGGGTACGAGATAGAGCCCTGGGGTACGAGATAGAGCCCTGGGGTACGAGATAGAGCCCTGGGGTACGAGATAGAGCACTGGGGTACGAGATAGGGCCCTGGGGTATGAGATAGAGCACTGGggtatgagatagagccctggggTACGA is a genomic window of Vulpes vulpes isolate BD-2025 chromosome 10, VulVul3, whole genome shotgun sequence containing:
- the PARM1 gene encoding prostate androgen-regulated mucin-like protein 1 produces the protein MVCSAVFALCVFAAGLSARSSWATAPPAASLPAGGAPPAALRTGAPSSAPSPPQSLPPTSPPGPPSSPPTSFPSSPPSSPPSSPPSPPTSPVTSPPPGPAASPSGGAPHSPALPGTALAPTPAPPEDASVGPRAEAPSSETSAPEGSPAAPTATAHSPGPPAEPPAGPPAPPPAGPPAGSPAPPSAGPPAGPPAGPPAPPSPGPPAPPSAGPPAPPPTGPPAGPPAPPSAGPPAGSPAGPPAPPSPGPPAPPSAGPPAGPPAPPPTGSPAGPPAPPPTGPPAPPSTAPPAAPSTPPARAPSAPERPPADPTAHPAAPTQGTCLTAAAETSAAPGVIMRDVERALSSGSIAAVTVTVIAVLLLVLGAAAYLRIRHSSYGRLLDDQDYGSWGNYNNPLYDDS